In Streptomyces sp. NBC_01231, the sequence GGACGTGTCGGCCTGCCGGGCGGTCCGGTAGAGCTGGATGGCCAGTCGTCCGGTGTCGAAGGGAGCGTCGTGCGCGCACACGGAACACGGGCCCAGCAGGCCGGTGACCAGGGTCAGGCCCGCCGGGTGAGTGCGCCGAGCGGGCCCGCCCACCGGTTGCTGACCTTGCAGCGCATGGCCGGGAACGCGGCCGTGGCCCGCGCCATCGAGGAGGAGCGGCACGAGCACGCTCCCGGATGCGGACACACGCAGTCGACCGTCCAGCAGTCGGCCGTCCAGCAGTCGGCCGTCCAGCAGTCGACCGCCTCGCAGTCGACCGCCTCGCAGTCGGGCGCCGTCCAGCAGTCCGCGGCCCCGCAGTCGGCCGTCGGGGAGCCGGTCGTGCAGCGGCGGTCGTCGGTGGACGAGGCCGTCGCGTCCCCCTGGCAGCCGCTGGACGCCCGCATCCGGGCGACGGCGGAGCAGGCCTACGGCATGGACCTGGGCCATGTCCGGGTGCACACCGGCCCGGTCGCGCAGCGCTCGGCGACGGAGCTGGGCGCCCTCGCCTACACCACCGGCGCGCACATCGTCTCCGCGTCCCCGCGGCTGGACGACGAGACGATCTACCACGAGATCGACCACGTCCGGCAGCAGAGTCTGGGACCCGTGGCCGGCACCGACAACGGCGCGGGCGCGAAGGTCTCCTCCCCCAACGACGCCTTCGAGGTCCAGTCCGCAGCGAACGGCAGGCGGCTGGCCCAGGGGGCGGCGCCCGAACTGGGGGTCCCCGGGTCCGTGCAGCGGGCGACCGGGCCGGGCGCCGCGCCCGTGCAGCGGGTGCGCTCGTCCGTCACCGCCGGCACGTCGACCCGGCGTGGTCGCGTACGAGTCGAGTCCCTGCCGCTCTTCATCTCGGCCCCGGAGTACACCCGCGCGAGCCCACGGGCCGCGGGCGGTGCGATGTCGAAGGCGATCCTCGGACCGAGGAGCCTGTTCGGCATGGGCACCGACGCCGACAGCAGGCTTCCCGCCGCGATCGACGACGCCCGGGACAAGTACAACATCCCCTTCATCGCGGGCCATCTGCTCAACGCGGACTTCGGCGGTGACGGCACGGCGTCGGCGAACCTCACGATTCTCACGCCCCGGGCCAACTCGGCCCACAAACGCTTCGACAACCCCGTCAAGGTCGCCGTCGGCTACCTCAAGGACGTCTACGAGCACCTGTCCCGCCTCTATGTCCCCATCGACCGGCTCGGTTACGGGATCGCGGTGAAGGTCGGCGTCAGCGGGCCGTCGTACGTCTGGAGCAGCAAGTACCCGGGCAACTGCATATCGCAGTACCTCAGCTGCGAGGCCCGCGTGATGCGGGAGAGCCAGGTGTACGACTACTACGACCGCCGCGACCCCGGGGACCGGGACGCGGAGCGGAAGTGGGACGCGGTACTCGCCCTGATGGACAGGATCACGGCTCTGGTGGAGCAGGCGAACGACAACGACCTCGTCGACAACGAGGCGCGCTAGAAAGGAACTTCCGGCACCGGAAGGGAAGGTCCGGCACCAGAAGGGAAATCTCGGAGAAGGGACTTCCGGGCAGTGGGTACGGAACTTTCCGCACCCACGTCTGCCCCTCGGTCCGCTGCCGCGGACCTGGTACCGGCCGTAGCGTCCTCGCGTGAGCCTGTGGACCTCCCTCGAACCCGCCTCCGCCACCGTCGACCCCGGCAGCAGCACGCGCGTACGTCTGCGTCTGCGCAACACCGGTGACGTCGTCGACGAGTACCGCTTCGAACCGGTGGGGGCGGTGGCGCCCTGGACGACGGTGGAACCGCCGACGCTGCGGCTGTATCCGGGGACGACGGGCGAGGTGGAGCTGACGTTCGCGCCTCCGCGCACTCCGGACGCGACGGCGGGACCGAACCCGTTCGCGGTGCGGATCACGCCGACCGAGCATCCGGACGCGGTGACCGTCCCGGAGGGCAACCTCACCATCACGCCGTTCAGCGAGGTGCGGGCCGAACTGGTGCCG encodes:
- a CDS encoding DUF4157 domain-containing protein translates to MRAHGTRAQQAGDQGQARRVSAPSGPAHRLLTLQRMAGNAAVARAIEEERHEHAPGCGHTQSTVQQSAVQQSAVQQSTASQSTASQSGAVQQSAAPQSAVGEPVVQRRSSVDEAVASPWQPLDARIRATAEQAYGMDLGHVRVHTGPVAQRSATELGALAYTTGAHIVSASPRLDDETIYHEIDHVRQQSLGPVAGTDNGAGAKVSSPNDAFEVQSAANGRRLAQGAAPELGVPGSVQRATGPGAAPVQRVRSSVTAGTSTRRGRVRVESLPLFISAPEYTRASPRAAGGAMSKAILGPRSLFGMGTDADSRLPAAIDDARDKYNIPFIAGHLLNADFGGDGTASANLTILTPRANSAHKRFDNPVKVAVGYLKDVYEHLSRLYVPIDRLGYGIAVKVGVSGPSYVWSSKYPGNCISQYLSCEARVMRESQVYDYYDRRDPGDRDAERKWDAVLALMDRITALVEQANDNDLVDNEAR